The genomic stretch aggattttccttctgcctagcttcactcactaggtctttcacctggcttcactcaccaggatttccttctgcatgacttcactcaccaggacttccagtcaagtatccagttaaccttgacctacttgactctcctttacatctcaactggtcaaccttgaccaaacgagaattgtatcaacaatctgcccaaatgaacaactgcacctgcattgtccatatcatctaaacccaatatattgtcaaatatcaaaacccaaaccaagactcaagcttggtcaatgaggtcaaccttgacctaaaggatattgcaccaacaaggggtgctgcccctaacctcgcaaggggcttcgttccgcgattgcgcccgaaaatcgctaaatgggaccgtcgggaattttttactcataaaattgtaaaaattgtgggaaaatttacaaaaatttatagaaattacataatttagaattatgtatcattttgtgatggtcatggcccaaagaccccaatttgattggaaaaattgtgttgtaatttatattatggcctgcgtgccattttctgtgatgtgcgtgttgtatatgatacgcgacctgcacgtcatgcctttcctattttatttcctgttgtaaaatagtttagactcgaatgtaactcgagtttcacctttgtaatgtacaaaatgaagcggtggaaggtccactcgagacggagttacgagaagggtgcgagcaacacaaggtggtcaccggaaggagcttgagaagctgttgaccttaggttgactatccgatcttctcattggcttgagaagatcgtagtagggccatgactaatcacaaaagtttaattaattgcttgtgtgtgtatatgtgatacatgttagattagtaattaattagtgtcttaatgattagattagatctaagtcgcgcacatgatgcacctccatgattagattagatctaaatcgagtatatgatacacatcgatgattagattagatctcaatcacgtcaactcgaaatgcctaccacgccgtgatacccatcactacctcgatcacatgttgttgttgaatctgccaaagcagagcaacgcaaattatcttggtagggtgcggagggataatcttggtcccgcttatcaacgcatgggcgagtacaactcaattagattgagtaactagttaactcaattggatcgagtttaactatagacattttccaatggttggtagataggtcaaaatcacgtttatattaactcttgagcgtattagccaaagctaactcgagttttaatataaatgcggatattgatcttataaacaagagttgcatagagatgtaattggtaattagttacctaccgatcatactaagtcttgggcgatttagccaaagctaactcagggcatagtatgatgtggatcttgtcccacatgaattctataattcagtgggagcatcatttaattaaaggcctaattagatgattaatagaatatgatatttattttctgcatttttctgttgtagattgccatgtcgtcaaacacgaattccttctccctgtgttctgtcctcgataaggacaagctcaacggagctaacttcctggactagtataggaacctgagaatcattctcactcaggaaagaaaactgtacgtcctggagcagcctattcccgaggcacctcctgccaccaccacgcgagctgatcgagatgtttacaagaagcatcaagatgacgcattagatgtgtcctgtctcatgctcgcgaccatgaactctgagcttcagaagcaacacgagttgatgggcgcttatgatatggttgagcatcttcgtcaactatatcaaggacaagcgaggcacgagagattcgagatctctaaggcactgtttcagtgcaagatacaagatgggactcccgtaggcccatatgtactcaagatgattgggtacatagaaaacctacagagattggggtttccccttggccaagagctggccactgacttgatcttgcagtccttgcgaGAGAGCTatagtcagtttgtcatgaactacaacatgaacgaaattgacaagccactgcccgaactgcttagtatgttgcgaactactgagcttaaccttaagaaggttaagcctaactctattctgatggtgcaaaggcacaagggcaagggcaaacttaaaggcaaaggaaagtcccaagccaaaggcaagggcatgacactgaaacccaaaggaggggttgccaaggatgctacctgcttccactgcggtcagaccgggcactggaagaggaacagaaaggtgtacctggaagatcttaagaagaagagaagtgggacttccacttcaggtatatatgttatagaagttaatctatctatttcttcattatgggtattagataccggatgtgcttctaacatttgtactaatgtgaaagcactgagaaatagttgggcattgacgaagggcgaggtggacctacgcgtaagcaatggagcacgggttgttgctgttgttgtaggaacttattctctatctttgccctctggatttgtactagaattggatgattgttgttatgtgtctgctttgactaagaacattatattagtttcttgtttagacaagaaagacttttcatttataataaagaacaaatgttgttcagtttatttaaatgatatgttctattgtactgcacctctgatgaatggactctatattctagaccttgaaaaccctatctataacataagtaccaagaggttcaagtcaaatgacatgaaccaaacctatatctggcactattgcttaggtcatataaatgacaaacgcctaTCCCAActtcataaagatggtttgctggactcatttgattttgaatcttatgagacatgcgagtcatgcctactgggcaagatgaccaagactccctttagaggacacaacgagagagcgactgacttgttaggacttatacatagtgatgtatgtggacctttcaatgtcactgctaggggtggttataggtacttcattacatttactgatgatttcagtagatatggttatgtgtatatgatgacacataagtcagaatccttttgaaaagttcaaggaattcaagaatgaagtacaaaaccagcttgacaagagtattaagatacttcgatcagatcgacgtggagaataccttagccatgtgtttcgtgactatctaactgagtgtgagatcctatcccaactcactcctcctggaacaccacagtggagcggacgttcaacatgaagacctgaagtctcagaCACttaaaagtccagacggtcgtggaggaccgatctagcaaaaggtaaactctcctgagagaagtaggtgagggcgcgttcccccgAAGAGGGAGCAGtaagcgtcagttcgacctatagtttcagcgaaactcaaagtttgAACCTGACAATCAGAGTCTGTCAAATTCATATTTTACATTTATTTTATACTGCCTGCACaaactttattttacagaaaaCAAAAAACTGGAAAgagttggtccgagcgcccggagctagTCCGGGAGCTCGGACTAGGCTCGCCCTGGGGCGCCCAGGCGGTCCGGGAGCCCAGACTCAGTCTAGGCGACCGGACCTGAAAAGTCATCCACAAGCTAACGTGGAGTGCATCGATTGGCCGAGacacgtggtccaggcgcccagaggggTTCCAGGCGTCCAGAATAGCCTATATAAGCAACATTCGACTGGGAGCTTGATAACAATATACAGAACGACTTCTTCATTTGTGTACTGCTCCGATAAAGCCTCGACGACATCCAAAAGCTCTGACGATGACTTTGTTGAAGCTTTCATCCTACAAAGTCGTCGGTATTCTTAGTTTTCGAATTACTTATAATTATTTCAAACTGTACTTGTAATTTTTacgaattgattagtgattgcctattgaaagcactctcacgtacgggttttggagtaagagtcgccataGGCTTTGAACCAACTAAATCTTGGTTGTATTAGCGTTGTTTGCTTTCCtttctgtttttctttttgctgtgTTTTACTCAACTTTTTAAACAAACGAATTAGgtatgagcgctattcaccccctccactccccctccccctctagcgcaacgatcctacagttttttcttcttaaatattttttttttaaaaaaaactcctcctaacataattttttttttcattctttaaTTGTATATTACCTAAGTCTAAGTTTTCTCTTGGTTACatatgtttttgaatttttttaaactaagtatTCAGTGTATTTTTAtaattggtaaagggggagaaacatgataagttaagtaaaaattataaaacACCCATGTAAAAATATGGGGGAGAGGTCAAATTATGGGGGAGTAACAAAATGCACTTGCTTATGATGCTCATTCCATTGATAAAATAAGCAAGGTGCTCATAATGAAATGagaatcattttcaaaaatgcAAAGTGCCTCGAATCCCATGCACCATCAAACCTattgaaagcactctcacgtacgggtcttggagtaggagtcgccataagctctgaaccaagtaaatcttggtcgtgttagcattgtttgcTTTCCTTTATATTTTTCTCAACTTTTTAAACGAACGAATtagtcatgagcgctattcaccccctccccctctagtgcAACGATCCTATAGTTTTTtcttcttaaatattttttttttaaaaaaaatcctcctaacataattttttttttcattctttaaTTGTATATTACCTAAGTCTAAGTTTTCTCTTGGTTACatatgtttttgaattttttttttaactaagtattCAGTGTATTTTTAtaattggtaaagggggagaaacatgataagttaagtaaaaattataaaacACCCCATGTAAAAATTTGGGGGAGAggtcaaattaagggggagtaacAAAATGCACTTACTTATGATGCTCATTCCATTGATAAAATAAGCAAGGTGCTCATAATGAAATGagaatcattttcaaaaatgtaAAGTGCCCCGAATCCCATGCACCATCAAACCTTTAACACCTACCATATGAAAAAAGAATGCTTACGAGAGAAGAGGAGCTAAATGCTATGCTAAAGATGCCTAGATTGTTTGGTCATTGGAATGGCTAAAGAAGATTCCCTTTCATAAAAATAAGGAGGTATAGTGTTTACTCATCAAGTGCCAATGCCCCTTTTGATTTCGAATCTATGTGGGCCCTAATTTTAAATAGATTAGGGCTAGCTGACCCAATACAAGCCTTTCTTTATATGGATTAAAATTGTTTTACTTATCAAAATTCAATCGAATGGTTAATTTAGCTTAATCCGTACCCTCTAGCTATTAAACTTTTTCAAAGATAAAAGTCATGAGATGCAAATTATccatttaaagaaaaaaagagtaatatttctattttatctccataaattatatatataacagCCTTTTCTATTATCGTTTCTCAAAAGTAGTTTCTCTTCTCTTATCTCTATTCTAAAAGTGGTTTCTCTTCCAAAGCATTATTCCTGATCTGTTCCAGTGGAAGCTCGCATATTTTGTTTAGTGCAGTCCCCAGTGCGAGTTCAGGAGCAATTGCTTGTCTATAAAGTGCGGCTCCAGAAAGCTGGAGCTGTTGGAGTCCAACTGTCGTACCAAGTCATTACTGTAGCCACCATATTCACAGTTCTGCCACTTCAAGTTCCCTTCCAGCATCGTCCTCTGACGCTTCACCAAGCTCTCGGTGTCGTCGGAGGCCAGCGCAGATAGATCCATTGGCTGTTGCAGTGGATCATCCAGGTCGGTGATGCCATTAATATGACTGTTCGCCGGCGCCGTTTGCATATTCTCAGGCGAATCGCCGACGAGCGAGTAGTAGTAGTCTTTGAAGCTCCACGAACTGGCAACGTCGTCGAAATACGTGCTTAGTGTTCCTTCCCGATCCTTCGTGGACGTAGCCACCGCTTGGAGATGATCGTTCTTCCTGTAGATCCGGCAGAGCACCCACTCATCCAGCTGCATGCGTTGGGAATTATATATATGTGATTATCGAGGAGATGGTGATTTGTTGTAAAGACGTGAAGATAATATACCCTCGTGGAGGAGTCGGTGATCGGTCTCGCAGGCCTGTAGCTATCGGCGCTGTGTGCACCGGCGAGGCGGTACTCGTGCATGATCCAGTTAGTCTTGGCTCCCCTGGGCGGCTTTCCCCTGTAGAACACCAGCGCCTTCTTCACCCCGATGGGTGGCTGCTTGCCCCCCGACTTGCCTGATCTGTAGATCGGCTTGTCGGTCCCGGTCGCCTTCCAGTACCCAGAGGCCGCCGCCCGGTTCGGCCGGAATCCATTCGGGTACTTGCGGCCGCGCGGGGTGATGAAGTACCACTCCCGCTCCCCGTACGTCGCTTTGCCTGCACGAGAGAGAGATCGACGTGAGTCGTGGCGTTCAGCCGCCCAACAGGCTTTGGGTCAAAGCGTACTAATTAACCTGGAAGCTCCCACGGGTCGTGCTTGTAGATGTCGACCTCGGCGACGACAGAGATGGGCCAAGGGGAGGGAGCGGCAGCGTCTACCTGGCGGCGGAGGTAGTGGAGGACGAGCTCCTCGTCGGTGGGGTGGAAGCGGAACCCCGGCGGCAGCGATACGGGCTTCGGCAGCAGCAGCATAGCGGTTGCAAGGAGTAGGAGAGAAGGAAGGGTTTGGAATTCCTCGAGGGCGGAGGGAGACGACGTATTTATCGTTCCCCGTCTTTGCCGTTTACTTGAGCGTAATGTCGATTTTACCCGCATAAACCACCTGCTCGATATATCCTTAGAATTAGATACGCGAATATTTGCCCATAAAATAAACATGTGGACGTGTAGGGCGGACGCTGCATGCATCTGTCACGTAAACACGAGTTGACAGGATGCATGGAGCTAGGGAGTGCGTTCATTTGGATCAATTTTATGAATATGACTTTTACAAATTAATCAAGGTATATCGTTAGAAAAAGTGAGATTTGGAGTGCTGTGATGAGAGTATTAGTGCACGTCATTAGTTAGATTGGATGGTTTGACAAGTTAGTGGCTAGGGGAGCCTAATTAGCTTGACTTGCATGCTACGGGTGCTTTTAAAGAATGATCACGTGTCAAGGCCATGCACCTCCACGCTTGTTGTACATGCTCGGGCAAAACTTAATTGGCCAAGCTATATGTGACGCTTGGAAGGCTGTGATTGGACATGGTAAGTTGTACTTAACGAAATTGAAAGATGAATGACTCATTTTATATCTTTGGTATAAGTCTGGATTCCGTATCTTCTACCTTCAATGGATAATAATACCCTTGTTGGACATGGTATTTAACCTTGTCCTAGGTCCACATCTATACCTAAATTTAGAGGTGAACATTCgattaattcgattaatttaatattaattttatataaattttttttattattattttaaacaaatttagttaattcggtgttaactgaaataactaattcggttaattcaattttaataaaattttaatttgatttggttaACTAACATTAAATCGATTTTCaattaattcgattaatttatataccGAATTAATCGAATGTTCACCCCTATCCAAATTTATACTAGACGATGGTACCGACCAACACAAGATGAATATTTAACATGACCTAATCCAACACaccattttttaataaaaattaatatttattctaaatttaaaattgtattattttttttaaaaacaatattaaaaatttattaatttagattAAATCTAGTACAGTTCAACATTGATGAGAATCAAAGTCAGTGGCGGATTTACACTTGGACCCGGGGGGGCCATGGCCCCCCCAGTCCATGTGTAAAGTTTACTAATATTAGTTATAAActtataatattaattatgagtaataatattattagtaaatattaattaaatattttggtgGAAAAACATGTACGAGTTCCTAACTTTGCAAGAGGCGGCAGCGTCGTTGCAGCGGCTCCTCTGACCTCTCTCCGGTGTTGTTGAACCAATGATCGTCGGATGTTAGACGTCGAGCGGTGGAGGTCTAGTGCGACGAGAACATTCTCAAGCCCTATTTGAGAGAAAGGTACAATTTTCTTCTACTCCTTGCTATATAGTTCTTAGGGTTTTGAAATTCTTAAATCTGAgaagggagaaagaaaaaaaaaactatttttttgatGTTTCCATGTTCTGATGTTCATTTCTAGTTTCCTACCACACTATGAATGTTAGCTGTTAGCACAAATTCATACCTTTATTTATGAATGAGGCAAACCTGCAAGGCAAGAAGAACATACATACAAGGGACAGGGGAGATAAATACCCAAAGTTCAAAGACCAAGATTCCATAAATTTTGTGagaaaaaaatcttaatataataatattactATCACATGGTCCCCTTGTCCTACTATTTAACTGCCGTGGGCCCTGAAGCAACCTATAGATTCATCCTTGCAGTTCTTTCTCAAAAACAAAATTATCTAAACTTCACAATTTTATTAGATTCCTTATTTTATTTGCTTTTCTCTTTTGTGCTGCATTCTTTGATTTTGTTTGGCTTTCTCCCATTAAAATGattaattttagatattttaaTCAAATCTTGtgattttagaaattaaactacCTAAATGGCTAAATAGTTGAAATTAGAATGGTTGATTTAATATTTGATGAAATAATAAAAAgcatgatgtttttttttttgatgatttgTTATTATTCACTAACTTAATGTTTTATTTAATAGTGttgttattaattattattcacTTATTTGAAATAACATGAGTTTTCATTGTCAAAGGCTTCATATACTTCAAATGGGAAAATCTGTTACAATTGATAAGTTTtttcaaagaaagagagcaaatgAACATGATCCAGCTACTCCTATAACTCCATCAACAAGATCAAATAACAATGATCTTCCATCTGAAATCCCCCCTAAAAGATTCAAACATGCAGAAATAGAAGAGGTTGATCTCCATTCTTTAGAGCGTGATCCAGGATTGCGTCGACAAATTTGGGAATATCATCCTAACCAACGAGAGGAGATTCGTCGAGCTTATTTGAATCTGAAGGCATATCAACCTATTCTTCGAGAATatccattaaataaaaatattaagcacCCTCGAAGATTTCAGTCTGCTTGGTATGAACAATTTCCTTGGTTGGAGTATTCACCAGCTAAAGATAAGGCATATTGTTTTTCATGTTTTATCTTCAACAAGCCATCAGGATGCTCAAATCAAACTGCATTTACTGTTGATGGATTTGATAATTGGAAGAAAGTTCGAAATGGAAAAGCTTGTGCTTTCCTAGGCCATATAGGGAAAGATAATGTATCTTCACCCCATCGTAATGCTGAAAAGGCATGTGAGGATTTGATGAACCAACCACAACATATATCAAGGAGATTCGACAATTTTAATGATGAACAAGTCGCAGCTAATCGTCTTCGGTTAAAAGCTCATATACATGTGGTATTGTTGCTTGCACTTCAAGGAATTCCGTTTAGGGGCCATGATGAGAAATCTAGTTCATCTAATCGTGgcaattttcttgaatttttggaTGTGCTAACTATGTATAATGACGAACTTTCAAAAGCAATTGCGAAAGCTCCAAAAAATGCCAAGTATACAAGTCATGATATTCAGAAACAAATACTTCATGTGATTTCCATGAGAGTGAAAAATGTAATTCGTGAAGAAATTGGAGTTGCCAAGTATTGCATAATTGTCGATGAATCTCGAGATGAATCAAAAAGAGAGCAAATGTCTATAGTATTGAGATTTGTTGATACTAATGGATTCATTCAAGAACGTTTTTTTGGGCTTGTTCATGTATCTGATACTACGGCTTTAACTTTAAAGAATGCCATATATTCTACTTTGGCTCACTATAATTTGGATGTTcaaaatattagaggtcaaggtTATGATGGTGCTAGTAATATGAGGGGTGAGTTTAATGGATTGCAAGCTTTGATTATAAAAGATTGTAGAGGTGCTTATTATGTTCATTGCTTTGCTCATCGGTTACAATTGGCTTTAGTTGCAGCATCAAAAAATGTGACACCTATTCATCAATTTTTTGATAGATTAACTTTTATAGTTAATATTGTTGGTTCTTCATGTAAGCGTAATGATGAATTGAAGAATGCTCATGCGGATGACATTGCACATTTGATTGCAATAAATGAACTCGAGACAGGGCGTGGACTTAATCAAATAGGTACTTTACAACGAGCTGCTGATACACGCTGGAGTTCTCATTTGAGATCATTGAAAGGCCTAATTAAGATGTTTAGTGCATCGTGTACGGTATTGCTCAAGGTTATGGATGATGGGCTTCCTTCTCAACGAGCAGATGCAACATCTGTTTATGATGaaatgacttcttttgattttgtatTCATCTTGCATCTTATGAATGAGATTATGGGGATCACAGATATTCTTTGTCAGGCTTTACAAAGTAAGTCTCAGGATATTATAAATGCAATGGAGCTGGTATTATCTACTAAGAATTTACTTCAACATATGCGAGATAACAAATGGAATGATTTGCTTGCAAAAGTGAAATCTTTTTGTGAACTTCGAAATATTGATATTCCTGATTTCAATGCTTCATATATTGATAGACGAGGACGAGCCCGCGTTCGTCAAGACAATTTCACCATTGAGCATCATTATCAGGTAGACCTCTTTTATGCTTCTATAGATTCACAGTTGCAAGAAATTAATGGGCGCTTTAGTGATGATGCTATGGAATTGCTCATTCTTAGTAATGCCTTAAATCCTCAAAATGCGATGGAGTCTTTCAAAATTGAGGATATTTGTAAATTAGTAGAAAAGTTTTATGCCCAAGATTTTACAAGAGATGAAAAAGAGCAATTGGAGATGCAATTAAAGCATTATGAGCATAATGTAGTCAAAGGACCCGACTATAAAAATCTTTCAACCATTTCA from Zingiber officinale cultivar Zhangliang chromosome 5B, Zo_v1.1, whole genome shotgun sequence encodes the following:
- the LOC121987325 gene encoding NAC domain-containing protein 2-like — translated: MLLLPKPVSLPPGFRFHPTDEELVLHYLRRQVDAAAPSPWPISVVAEVDIYKHDPWELPGKATYGEREWYFITPRGRKYPNGFRPNRAAASGYWKATGTDKPIYRSGKSGGKQPPIGVKKALVFYRGKPPRGAKTNWIMHEYRLAGAHSADSYRPARPITDSSTRLDEWVLCRIYRKNDHLQAVATSTKDREGTLSTYFDDVASSWSFKDYYYSLVGDSPENMQTAPANSHINGITDLDDPLQQPMDLSALASDDTESLVKRQRTMLEGNLKWQNCEYGGYSNDLVRQLDSNSSSFLEPHFIDKQLLLNSHWGLH
- the LOC121986590 gene encoding zinc finger MYM-type protein 1-like — protein: MGKSVTIDKFFQRKRANEHDPATPITPSTRSNNNDLPSEIPPKRFKHAEIEEVDLHSLERDPGLRRQIWEYHPNQREEIRRAYLNLKAYQPILREYPLNKNIKHPRRFQSAWYEQFPWLEYSPAKDKAYCFSCFIFNKPSGCSNQTAFTVDGFDNWKKVRNGKACAFLGHIGKDNVSSPHRNAEKACEDLMNQPQHISRRFDNFNDEQVAANRLRLKAHIHVVLLLALQGIPFRGHDEKSSSSNRGNFLEFLDVLTMYNDELSKAIAKAPKNAKYTSHDIQKQILHVISMRVKNVIREEIGVAKYCIIVDESRDESKREQMSIVLRFVDTNGFIQERFFGLVHVSDTTALTLKNAIYSTLAHYNLDVQNIRGQGYDGASNMRGEFNGLQALIIKDCRGAYYVHCFAHRLQLALVAASKNVTPIHQFFDRLTFIVNIVGSSCKRNDELKNAHADDIAHLIAINELETGRGLNQIGTLQRAADTRWSSHLRSLKGLIKMFSASCTVLLKVMDDGLPSQRADATSVYDEMTSFDFVFILHLMNEIMGITDILCQALQSKSQDIINAMELVLSTKNLLQHMRDNKWNDLLAKVKSFCELRNIDIPDFNASYIDRRGRARVRQDNFTIEHHYQVDLFYASIDSQLQEINGRFSDDAMELLILSNALNPQNAMESFKIEDICKLVEKFYAQDFTRDEKEQLEMQLKHYEHNVVKGPDYKNLSTISELCQWLVKTNKSVTYNLIFRVIILVLTLPVSTATTERSFSAMNIVKTRLRSKMEDTFLSDALMVYIEREIARDISIEDIIEDFENLKERRIPFS